The DNA window tttgttttcggGAAACTACCCACCACCGAATGAAGCTCGAGGAGATGCTCAATTTCTTTGAAGCAGATTAATTGCAAGAATTATGGAATGTTCGGTCCTTGGGGCCGCGtgtacaagtctgattgctatctGCTCGTGGAGTCCCTGCCGTAaccaaacgcaatcaggcgttcgagtgtacgcatagGGAAgatacgagctatataactgcactgttatatggcgaaagattcccatacattgcaaaaaggtgctttCGTcaagcacatcgccaaagcccataaatCGGAAtttcaactgcctgaagggagcacgGAATCCTTGGCaccaaccattcgtttcgtcatgctgaactgccgagcactgtcgagtgaactccaacacaTAGCACGTGGGGACGACGGAACTTGAGCATAAACAGGAACATCTGCTCCAGCGTCCGAGAAACATGCCGCTCGGCCACAGCATATTCCGCTTTATCTTCCTCAGTCATATGGAGAGCGAGTTCAGGATCATTAATGTATTCCTCTATGACCCAGCTGTGAAACGATAACAAGCATTCCTCTCTGCGTCGGAGAGGACATCGGCATAGGTCTCTCCCAGCGAAATGAGGATCTTATTCAGATCGACTGGAGTAGGTGTAAGATTCTCCTGAGCTACCGAGTCTGCTACAAACCGCAACACGTCCCTACAGGCCGAAAGCGATAACATCGTCTGGGTAGACTGGGCCACAGCCGTATTAGTGCTTGCTGTTGCCAAGACGGGGGCACCTCCTGCTGCCCATTGAGCTGCAATAATCGCGCCAACGAGTGTCTTGCCCGTACCGAAAGCCGCCTGGATAGCAGTAGTGGGGATGCTTCCGGCCCCCAATGCTATGGCTTCGTGTTGCTCTGTCGAAAGAGTGACGTCGCGATCGTGTATCGTGACAACCACGTCCTAAGCTATCGGAGCTGCCGCCCCTTCTCCGCGATTAAGGCAACCAAGGGTGGCAGAGCCATATACTCGATCCATGATGGCGAGGACTACCGATCCTCGCACAAAATTATCGATAAACCGCATCCTCGAAATGTGCTCATTTACAGGGTTGGCGGCAGCCGATGCCTTAGTCAAACGGACTACAATGTCGAAGAGGACGTCTTCGTTAATGGGGCGGCCGTGTTCGTGAGCGAGACGTTCTACCGACCGATTGTGCCAACCGCTGATATCGAAAACCACTCTCAAATTCTTGAACTGCGAGTCCAAATCTGCTCGTCTGACTGTGGCGTGCGTGAGAGTATTAGCGCCGACTATCCACATGACCACTGAACGGCTACCAGCCTCCAGCTTCGGTTGCTATGTCCGTGTGGACGAAGTGGACGCGCAACGGGAAGAACTGGAAACTGTGTATCGCTGCAGTTACCAAGTGCGTCTGTTGATCGTCGTGTATAGTACTTATTCCCGATAAAGCTGAGCAGGCTACGTTGAAGATCCTGGCCGTTTGCCGCTTGGCTAAATCCGGGAAACGATattagttttcaaaaagaccCTGCTCTGTCGGCAAGCCACTCCTCGTCTTCCTGGGTTGGGCGAGCGAGACCCAGAACAGGTCCAAAAAGGTATCAAGAGACGCAATTACAAAACGAGCTGCTCTAAAGAAGTAGGTAAAGTTGTCTTACTTACTCCGTCGTACGAGGAATGCGGGACTCAAAAACAGCCGTGGGGTTGCCGAGCGCCTGAGGACTGAGTTTCACGTCAGAGACCCACACATAATCCTTAATCGAGACCATAGACTTATCAAATCCTATATACGAGCCAACAACATTGATGGCATGCTGATCAAGAATTATGTTATGCAAATGGCGACGATCGGGCCCTACGGTGAAGAAGTCTTCAGCTTAACGGAACGGAGTTTCTCAGGATAACGCCAGAACCCCATCCTGTTGAAACTACTTGGTAAAGGACTGGTGTAATGCGATCAATAATAGGCGGTAGAGTCACAGTATCGTGGCGACCCGAGCGAGTCTTTCCTACCAACCCGAGGTCAATATCTGAATATGAGCTTGCTAACACTTCCTGGATAACGCGGGAGGAACGTTGTCGAAACGCGGCCGTATCCTCCAAATGCTGCAGTTCTATCGGCAGAACTGCCGGAGGTACTCCGCCCTCTGGCATCGGGATTATGGGGAACAATGTCCGGTTAAAGCTAAGCTTAGGGTAGCCGGAAGGAGGAGAGTGCGAATAAATTTCCGTCGGCATCCGGGATATACCTGTAAGAGGGGGTTGCGGAGAACACGGACGGGACGCGGATTAACGAACTTCGCCCATGGATGCAAATGCTTCAAGTAATGGTAGAAGCCGATCGGTGTTCCACTCGGTATGCGTACCGGGAGTTATGGACTGCTCTCGTTGCGCCAAACTCCTCGCGGCACCATGACCCCGATCCCTACCATAACGTTTATGGGAAGAAAGGTCTTTGTTTCGGAATGATTGCGATGAACTACGGAATGCTAATGACGCTTCTGAAGGACTGGACAAGCTGGTGTCGTAATGACTGATGCGGTCGTCCACGGCTTGAATGGACCTTGCGGAAGCGACTGGAAGGAACCTGAAACTGAAGGAAAGCCACTACGAAAGGTGCGCTTAACTCGCTTTGGTGGAGGTGAGGAACCACCgctagaagaagaagaagacgtaACGTCGACTTCACCCGAAGTGGCGGCGCGGGTCGAAGAAATTTGGGGTGCTGTGGGAGTAATGGAGAGATTCTCCATAGACGCAGTTAAGACGTACTGAGTTATCGTCTGAGGTGAGAACCGTAGAGTTGAAACTTGCAGCTACACAAGTCTGAACGTCCGTCCGTTTTCACATTTGTCACCTGTAGAGCTACGAAATGTATTTAGTGaatgtttttctcctttcccttATGTGTGCCTAACCTATAATCTCGGGATTCTCGTGAAGCATTTTAGCCAAGTTAAGCAAGTCACCTATTCAAATTTAGGGACACAAGTGTAAATCTAAAGGGTTTACTTTGTATGAACCCACTAAGGAAGAAAGGACTATTCGCAAAAACAAACTTTAATCTTGTAGTTTGATTCATAGTTTCTTAAGTTTCATAAGTACTACATGATGTAGGATACCGAAATGTTCTAAATGGCCTCATGATTAAGattgtaataaaaattttgttcaattttgagAAACCAGTGTGATTTCTATGAATACCTTTACCTTCCATGGGATATATCAATAGTACGATTGCGGAAGTGTGGAAGTGATTAACGAAGGTTAGGAGAACTTTGCCTGTTGTTACATTACACATGTGACAGAACCAAAGTCTGAAAGTGTATTTGAGATCAGCAGCTCCTTTACTTTGGAATGGTATTTTGGAATTTCATCTTTGTCTATCCCCAAAAATCCCGTCGGTTTTCGATGGATTAATCCGTCAGAGgcggattttgggacataAGTTAGTTGTAGGTCCTTCCGGAACAGCGGTAGAGTATAATACAACGGAGAAAGAAATCACATTGTCTTAAACAGTTGTTAGCgaggaaatttgaaatgatGCATACATTAacaatatatttattattattattattattattattattattattattattattattattactattattattattattattattattattattattattattattattattattattattattattattattattattattattactattattattattattattattattattattattattattattattattattattattattattattattattattattattattattactattgttattagtatcattagtattattattattgttattattatacattAATACATAGTATACATTACATTAATATATCAACATTCACTCGTTTCGAATTTTGTACTTTGATATAGTGACGCTATTTCTCACGAGTATTGCTTGTCACAACACCCTCAGCGAAAGCAAATAGATCGGGCGGCATTTCTTCCCACTTGAAGCGCAAGAAAGATCGAATACATAGGATAAGATTTGCCAAATCGCAAAGTACCCTTTGTATCCTATTTCAGACCTGGGAGAGAATGTTCAAATTTAAGACGCTGCTTGAACTTTTGTAGCTGTGCGTAGGCAAAATGATTTGGAAACAGTTCGTGtgttatttcatttctgaatTCTTCACTGAGCGAACAGTTCCTATTAAAGGATGTTTCATCACCGAACCATTTTCTCATGAAACTTCCCCTGAAAgcttctgaaattttcaaagatgaaACAGTGTGAACTTTTAGCTGTTCGCATATTTCCTTTTAGGCTCAGAATTTTGCTGACTAAGGAATTTTGCTAAGGAATTTCTCTGTTCAACAGCGCAGGTGCCACAGCATGGTTGGATTCTGTTCGGGTAGGTGACGTGTTCGGGTAGATAGGTATGCTGATTGCATGGTGAGAGTTAAAGCACTGTAGGCTTTCCCTTGTAAAATCGGTTATTCGGACCAACATAGGAAACGTTGCCTTCTCTATGAAACTTACTGATTCAGGCTTTCctaaaattgttttatattGATCCCTTCTTGAAGATCATTGCAGAGGTTTTGTTGTGCAGATCTGACGTGACCTGGTTCCTTTTATCTATATTTcctcttatttatttgattacgTTGAACATTATTCTAACATCCATGCAGTCAAGTAACTTTTCAGACTCAGATTTGTACATTAAACCTCAGTGAGTTCTCCAGCAAGTGCAGAGAATCAAACAGGTAGTTCGACGTCGTCGCCAGTGCTACACAACACTTTCTAGTAGGTTCTTGAGACGTTTGAGTGGTAGGTAAATTTTGTGGATTCATTCCAACAAAGTTCAACATCGTATCTGTGTAGACTTAACTTTATCTGTTGTCCTCCGCTCAGATGTCCTCTTCTGCTTTTGTTATTTCATATTTGTAAAAGTTGAAGCAGTTCTTTTTATGTCAGCAGATTGAGTTTTGCCGCGACGCTGTTTTCGAAAGGTTTGTTTGCgtcctttttatttataattgatCCCCTGGAATCGATTTCTTTAATCGTAGCAATTCTATGTACTGTGGCAAGCTTAGCTTCTTCTTAGCCAAGCCGCTCTCGGCTCTTCCCGAATAGATCCATAAGTGCgtgaacaaacaaagaaaacacactTGACGAGTTCTCCAAAGCTTCATCGTTATTGATTCGTTTGCTCTTCTGATGTCATCTATTCATTATAGTTCCAGTCgtaatttcaagtttttccttaatttcacTTCACATCACTTGAATAGTGTTTATTTGCGTTACGAATTAAAAGCGCTCGGATCTTGTTGCAGCAGCGTTCCCTCTTGACATGTGCACTCGGCGCAACGTTTCCATCAGTGtcttttccgaatttttagATGACGATGACAATAAAAAGGTTTATGTGCAGATTGCTATGACTGACTAACAGACTGGAGTTGTGGATGTAtcacagaggaaaaaaagcgcaGCTAAGTATTTATTTCGTAGTTTCATTCTATCAAATTCATGTAACATCGGAAACTGAGCAAGTTATCCATCGTTGGAATGTGTATTCTTTCCCCATAATCTTTTCGTCCTCGCCTCAAAGGAGAATTTGCGTTGCGTAGCCGAGGAAGAACGTATCGGCCTCTTCCTATCAAGCGTTCAATTGTATTTATTGAAATAATAGTTGAAAACAATACTACTGTCACAGGCCAAAATGTGGATGTCCTGCAGCAAACTGCAAACTCTGAAAGGTGGAAAGTTGTATTCGATTCTCCAACATTAGCTACTTGCTTCTTCAGAGCAGTGGACCAATATTGCTGTTATcgcctaaatttttttttgtatttctttatgATGAACGTAATGTTTGTTCAGATCatttacatcttttttttgctcactaCTAGTTTCACGGGTAAAACATCTAGTTGGGCTTTCCTGTGATTACTTCCAGAAAAGCAACTTGgaaaattccttgaaaatttaGAGGTAATCCATCTGTAGTAACTaacttcatcatttttttaatgttcagttttattcttctaataactcttttccaatttctttcaCGTGGCGTCTAATTATCTTATCTAAAATTGACTTCATGTTCTGAAAATAGTGTTAATAAGGGAGGTCTCGGCTGTGGTCTGTACCCATTAAAAGTGCAACGCGAGCACCCAAAAATGGGTCTGGGACATTTACACGTTAATTCCAGTTGCCGGCCACCAAAAAACCATTAGAAATCGGAATCAAATCACATCAGAATGGCCGGTCTATTAGTCTAATTACtagttttcagcttttttcacTAATTCAGAGTAACCTGATTTGTGGTGCTGtaagtggcgcggtggaacTGTCGGGTCAGATATTTAGCGTGATTGAAGCAAGTGATGGATAAGCCCACAACGAATCCAACTGTTTACGCGGTTGCAAAACAGGTCGTGCCGTTTTGGGATGACTGCTTTTTAGTGACTGAGAAGTCATTACAACTcttaaaactggaaaaaatatcCCGGGCGAGAGTATTACAGTTCGTAAGAGGTCAGAATGTGAGTAACGACAAACTGATGGTTCGActggtaggataaaaacactgcccTGATGGTAGCctacacgcgttcataaaacctCACGAATTCCGAAATGCGCTTGCGCATCATAAACGGATTGTTACGCCAGAGATTTTGTTCTCTTGTCCTTTATAAAATTACCagactagtttttttttctgaaattgacAAGAatcagttgttgttgttgcaaaCTCTTGCGTTATAATTCATGCAGACATCCTTCAGCTGTTGTCTTGTGTACATTCGTAGGCTTTGCCAAGTCATCTTTGTAGGTCTGTTCagcgaatttttattttctcttatgAGTTATGAGTTTACAGTACGCGTGTTAAAGCATCGATTTACCCTCTTCACTCTTGCAAGTCGATGGCTTTACCGTATACGAACTTTCTTAGTCAAGATTTACTCTGAAATTGCTTTAAATGAATCTGATTCATCTCCAAGAACTTTGCTTGCTCATAACCAATACGACCCCATCCGTTTGACgcaatttgaatttttgtgagAGTGAGTATGTTGTCATCGTAGTTAGTTTGTACAATCTTCGATTTCAATCccattaattttcttcatggATAATAGTTCCATGCAGTACTCAGGAATGGCGCCATCGTATTTTATGGCTGATTATTCCAACGGAGAGGAAGCTGTGACGGTAATTTTCAATCAAGAGATCATAAGAGTTTCTAGAGGGTTTTTAAAGGTTTGCTTGAAGGAGGACAACACTAGCTGTTTCGAGAGAACAGGACCgttaaaattttctgtttgtaTTGTTCTTAGCTGTCTACAAATGagctaaaattgaaaataaaactagTCATCTACTTGGTTCTGAAAGCTATCGTTCTTCTGTTACTTGTAACATATTATACCGATAATTGTTCGATTGTTAGCGGCACCCAGCTTGAATGCGCTCAGCGATGACTGTAATCGGACAGTTGATACTTCAAGTAGTTACACCACTAAAAAAGCGTCGATTTCCTTCGTTTCCACTGTTACAGCAATTTTCTACTTGGTGCTATCCTATccattgatttttcatttgattgtTAAATTCAAGCTCCTTCCTCCGACTTCTGGTGCAATTTTGGGTCAATTACATTAGCAGTGCTACATATTGGCATGTTTGAAAGGTTATGTAGCGTAAGTAGTTGTGCAGAACATGAAAACTTCTTTCGCTGTATAAATTAAAAGCACCTTTGTCGAGTTTTGATATTCCATATGTATTGAACTAAGCTGAATATTGGGCCAGGAAATTCTATTGCTTGCGAGTACAATTGTTTATCAATAAACCTATTCACACTCCCTGAGAAAGTCCATAAGAAAATCTCGGTCATCGATCTTGTAAAGCGTTGTGAAAGCGTAAAAATACGAGAAATGATAAAGAATTTATTCAGCTAGGAAGAGTCAGCCTGGATCCATTAGCATTCCACAATTTTCATATATGATCTTACTCAGGCCGGTAACTGCTTTAGGCGCAGATTCCGGTGCTATAATCGACTATCTGAACACCACgcagaaaataatttgttcATCCTTGTCATAGCatctttttgtggatttttgaaattttcgatggCGCTATGTGTTACTATTCatctcaaacaaatcaatctTCGATAATCATTCCACTGCGAGGAAATGGGTCATCTTTCACATTCTAGCGCCTATTTGCTTCCATTCAAATGTTTGTTGAAACTATAAATGTTTTGGCATTTTAGTAACACTTTTCAATGTCAATGTATTCCCGCCGCTGCTTCAACATTGGAATGTGTTCTCGTTCGAGAAAATTCTGTGTAATTTCAGTTTCTTCTTTGTCAACGTAGGGATCCCAAAATTGGTGAAGCTGTGCACTCCAGCATAACATTTGTGAGTTTTTGGTCTATACAATaatcaaaactaaatttttcaatcttttaaTTAGGAATTTAATAGAGGCATGCCCTGTTCACTGTTTGTTGCGACAGTCCGAGGATCACGACAATGTGCTGTTTGCCAGTGCACCTTGGATGCGCATAGTCCAGATGCTATCTATGTGGAGCCAAGTAAAATATTTACCGCTCCAAGCACTCCAAGGACCGAACGAAAACAGCCGAGGTGCGATATTTGCACAAATTACATCATACCCGGATCATACGCTACTTGTTAGATCAGCAATAGTACACAAATATTGTGGTCGAACGCCTAATCCTCTTCTGTTCTGCTCGTAGAGTAGATAACCTTGTTAGGTATGTTGTACTTCTTATAGTTCGGAGAGCTTACCAAATGAGTGATTGCGTGAAAATGTGAAGCAAGTATATAAGTGAACCAAATCCTAATCAAtgacagcatatcacgaaattgacgtatgCCTTCATGAAAAGATTAAGGTTAAGGTCACTATTATGAGCGCCATCATGCTCAGTTTTCCCTATACTGCGCGGAAAGCCGCGTGGAAAACAGGATCTTTGACCGAACTTTCCTGCGGGGTACCGTACAAGTTACAGGTACCACGTAGGCGAGCGCGGGCAAATGCGCTGCGCCTGCGAGTGAGCAATCGATAGGCTGTGTTGCCCGCTCGGTGGCCGACGTCGCGCGTATACCTGCGCTCGCATACGTGACAAGTCgttaggtgtctcgtaggacgACGAGACCGTTTTCtacaccgtttttcagggcTATTAGAAGAGTTTGAGCATGATCACAAACGCCCGCGATTTAGCTTTCTTTCGTGGAAAGATCAAAACATCGCCGATTAATCACTTTGTCAATCAATTCctatgctacctttaagatTTTTCATGGCTCAGTAGGGCAGGATTCTTTTCCTAAAGCAGGATTTCGCTCAAAATATTCTGTGTCAGATCACCGCACACCGCGATTCTCAGCCTGTGCTCACTCGTTTTTGTGCCGTTTTGTATGCCTGgtgttaatgatagttctgctactataggaaaaaatgaatttatggAGTTGCAAGCTATAGAAACTAGCTGTCTTGTGAGGTTGTATCTGAAAGTATAGCTGAGGCAGTGAAGTCAGCTGATTTGTTGACTTCCCTTGCTTTGCGGCCGCTTTCCTTTCAAGCTAGTCTGAGGATTAACCTTGTGTGGATTGACTTATTGACTCCTCCAGCAGACATCAGCTATACTTTCAGCTGCAGCTCAACAGGACAATGAATGTCATTAAATTATCTCATCTCagtgacattttttgtttaatttttatttaatcaaaCGTTTCGACATCTTCTTTTTGCTATACCTGAATTATTTTATGCCATTGGGCGATATCACCTGTAGCAGTTCGTCTGTTTTGAAAAccaatttctttgaatttgaaattgtgcATTGAAAGCAGTGAATAATGTTCAGgctttatttcttctgaatttcttAGGGATAGTTTTAGAAATGTAGGGATAGTGTCAACAATCTTTCGGGATTAATATCCGAAGGGAAGATACAAATTTTAGGGGTAGCATTTATCTTTGCACTACAGTATTCTTACGTCTTGTGAGCGGGTTGGTTTCGGACGTCTTCCTCTGGATGAACGGGACATATATTCTTCTTGATGCACATGCTTTCTCTTAGCTCAACATTACAAAACCGATTGCGACATTGTATGTCGCACGTAGTTGAAGAGAAAACTGTCACGTTTTAACCTCATAGTGAATTGGTGCTTTCTCCATCGTGCAATTACCTGCGAGTTCAAGTTTTTAGAGGACTTAcaaagcactcatttttgtttcgtCGTAAGCACCAAGTAAACACGTTCATAAGGCGACCACTCCTTGAGTGTCCTATGTATGTTTAGGCTCATGTAGTATATGCACACATCTAGTTTACAGCGATTCTATACGAACACAATGATCACCGGTTTCTTCTTGGCATCCTTATGTCCACATTCCCACATTTATCTTTGCACTACAGTATTCTTACGTCCTACATGTGTACTGTGGATCTATGAATCTTATTTCTAGTCTGTTGCTTTCTAGGAGGAATAAAAGGAGAATTTCTACTGACACTGTGACATGAACACTACGTTAAAAGTAACTTTGTCGCTATCGTATGAATGACTAGTGGTGGTAGTTGCAGGTGTATGACATCCACCTTGAAATTAAAACAAACTAACTTTTAGTGCGAAAAGTGgatattccttcattttttacaatcgttttccatatttcttttGGGACTTTCAGTGCTTCTTCTGTTAAGTTCTCCCATTCATGAcgaaaaatattctttcagTGCATAGGCTACATTATTTATGGGATGCCCTGATTCCATTTAATACTGAGAAAATCTAGCGAACCATGATTAACAGCTTGGTTTTCTGCTACAAAAATCGGCTAATACTGGTGCAAGTTCTTATAATTCTCGCAAATCACATGCCCTGCTCTATATCCATAGAACTTGTGCTCCattgtttctttcatttttatctgtAATTCCTCGTTTCTATTACATGCTATGTGGGGCTATAGAGCACTGTACTTTGGCAGATATAAATCTGTCGAACAGTTCGAAGTACTTATGtgattaaattttgttttacttaaAGAGAATatgcgtttgaaaaaaagagaaaaagagaaaagagccATCACAGAAATACTGCACTGAGCACTACGGAACATAGATGGTACTATGCGAGCATGCACGTTCA is part of the Necator americanus strain Aroian chromosome V, whole genome shotgun sequence genome and encodes:
- a CDS encoding hypothetical protein (NECATOR_CHRV.G18969.T2): MAPSYFMADYSNGEEAVTFLLCQRRDPKIGEAVHSSITFRHALFTVCCDNAIYVEPSKIFTAPSTPRTERKQPRMGGLETSEKSAFSPYSSPQQHLSYGE
- a CDS encoding hypothetical protein (NECATOR_CHRV.G18965.T1); translation: MWIVGANTLTHATVRRADLDSQFKNLRVVFDISGWHNRSVERLAHEHGRPINEDVLFDIVVRLTKASAAANPVNEHISRMRFIDNFVRGSVVLAIMDRVYGSATLGCLNRGEGAAAPIA
- a CDS encoding hypothetical protein (NECATOR_CHRV.G18968.T1) translates to MMHTLTIYLLLLLLLLLLLLLLLLLLLLLLLLLLLLLLLLLLLLLLLLLLLLLLLLLLLLLLLLLLLLLLLLLLLLLLLLLLLLLLLVSLVLLLLLLLYINT
- a CDS encoding hypothetical protein (NECATOR_CHRV.G18966.T1); the protein is MPTEIYSHSPPSGYPKLSFNRTLFPIIPMPEGGVPPAVLPIELQHLEDTAAFRQRSSRVIQEVLASSYSDIDLGLVGKTRSGRHDTVTLPPIIDRITPVLYQVVSTGWGSGVILRNSVPLS
- a CDS encoding hypothetical protein (NECATOR_CHRV.G18969.T1) gives rise to the protein MPCSLFVATVRGSRQCAVCQCTLDAHSPDAIYVEPSKIFTAPSTPRTERKQPRMGGLETSEKSAFSPYSSPQQHLSYGDSASVFK
- a CDS encoding hypothetical protein (NECATOR_CHRV.G18967.T1); translation: MTDAVVHGLNGPCGSDWKEPETEGKPLRKVRLTRFGGGEEPPLEEEEDVTSTSPEVAARVEEIWGAVGVMERFSIDAVKTY
- a CDS encoding hypothetical protein (NECATOR_CHRV.G18965.T2), whose product is MWIVGANTLTHATVRRADLDSQFKNLRVVFDISGWHNRSVERLAHEHGRPINEDVLFDIVVRLTKASAAANPVNEHISRMRFIDNFVRGSVVLAIMDRDVVVTIHDRDVTLSTEQHEAIALGAGSIPTTAIQAAFGTGKTLVGAIIAAQWAAGGAPVLATASTNTAVAQSTQTMLSLSACRDVLRFVADSVAQENLTPTPVDLNKILISLGETYADVLSDAERNACYRFTAGS